A segment of the Micromonospora sediminicola genome:
GGTGGCGGTCTCACCCTCGGCGGATGCCGCCGGGGTGGTCTCGCCGGTGCTCTCGGCGCCGATCACCGTGGCCGGCTCGCCGGCCACCGTCTCGCCGGCCCGGCGGCGACGCCGCCGGCGCGGGGTACGGGCGCCCTCGTCGGCGCCGGTGTCGGTGGCGCCGCTCTCGGCGGGGGTGCCGACGGGCTCGTCGCCGCGACCCCGCCTGCGCTCCCGGCCCCGGCTGTCACCGCGACCCTCGCCCCGGCCGCCCTCGCCGCGTCGGGCGCCCCGCCGCGACCGACCGCCGCCCAGGTCCTCCTCGACCTCGGCGGACAGCCCGGCGCGGGTGCGCTCGGCGGTCGGCAGGGTGCCGCTGATGTCGGTGGGGATGTCCAGGTCGGTGTAGAGGTGCGGGGAGGTGTGGTAGGTCTCCGGCGGCTCGGGCATGTCGAGCCCGAGGGTCTTGTCGATGATCCGCCAGCGGGGCACGTCGTCCCAGTCGACGAACGTCACCGCGACACCGGTGGCCCCGGCCCGGCCGGTGCGGCCGATCCGGTGGGTGTAGGTGTCCTGGTCCTCGGGGCAGTCGTAGTTGATCACGTGCGTGACGCCGGTGACGTCGATGCCCCGGGCCGCCACGTCGGTGGCGACCAGCGTGTCGATCTTGCCGGCGCGGAACGCCCGCAGCGCCCGCTCCCGGGCGCCCTGGCCGAGGTCGCCGTGCACGGCGGCCACGGCGAAGCCGCGGAAGTCGAGGTCCTCGGCGACGCGGTCGGCGGCCCGCTTGGTGCGGGTGAAGATCATGGTCAGCCCGCGCCCCTCGGCCTGGAGGATCCGCGCCACGATCTCGACCTTGTTGAGCGAGTGGGTGCGATACGCGAGCTGCTGGGTCTGCGGCGACGGACCGGTCTCGGCGGTGTGCCCGGC
Coding sequences within it:
- a CDS encoding DEAD/DEAH box helicase codes for the protein MSEQISGQPLAPTAPVRPEAPTFAALGARQETVEALEAAGITRAFAIQEYALPIGLRGVDLIGQAPTGTGKTLGFGIPLLERVFAPSEGSDGVPQALVVVPTRELGIQVAKDLDAAGRTRGVRVLPIYGGVAYEPQIEALRKGVEILVGTPGRLLDLQKQKHLRLDRVRALVLDEADRMLDLGFLDDVEKILAMLPEDRQTMLFSATMPDPIVALSRRFLRRPVTIHAGHTAETGPSPQTQQLAYRTHSLNKVEIVARILQAEGRGLTMIFTRTKRAADRVAEDLDFRGFAVAAVHGDLGQGARERALRAFRAGKIDTLVATDVAARGIDVTGVTHVINYDCPEDQDTYTHRIGRTGRAGATGVAVTFVDWDDVPRWRIIDKTLGLDMPEPPETYHTSPHLYTDLDIPTDISGTLPTAERTRAGLSAEVEEDLGGGRSRRGARRGEGGRGEGRGDSRGRERRRGRGDEPVGTPAESGATDTGADEGARTPRRRRRRRAGETVAGEPATVIGAESTGETTPAASAEGETATKPRRRRRRRGGGGTGAPAEATVTTTD